One Cellulomonas taurus genomic region harbors:
- a CDS encoding amidohydrolase family protein, producing the protein MALHLRGPVVVDDDRVAPQAWVVGDRITFERPAEVTGSLTGWVLPGLVDVHCHIGLGAGGAVDRATAQAQAVADRDAGVLLIRDAGSPADTRWVDGRHDLPRLIRAGHHLARPKRYLRHYARELADVAELPAAVAQEAARGDGWVKLVADWIDRDLGPDGDLRPLWPDDVLAEAVGAAHDAGARVTAHTFATEALDGLLDAGIDCLEHASGADPRQIDRIAAAGVSVTATLLQVAQFAAIADRADRYPVYAERMRRMHARRYQHVRDLADAGVQLLIGTDAGGTIAHGRIADEAAELLTAGIPDHEVVAAASWRTRRWLGVPGLTEGESADLVVYDTDPRRDARVLTAPRAVLLRGRRVR; encoded by the coding sequence ATGGCGCTGCACCTGCGGGGTCCCGTGGTCGTCGACGACGATCGTGTGGCCCCGCAGGCGTGGGTGGTGGGTGATCGGATCACCTTCGAGCGCCCCGCGGAGGTCACCGGGTCGTTGACCGGCTGGGTGCTGCCCGGACTGGTCGACGTGCACTGCCACATCGGCCTGGGCGCCGGCGGGGCGGTCGACCGCGCCACCGCGCAGGCGCAGGCGGTGGCCGACCGGGACGCCGGGGTGCTGCTGATCCGCGACGCCGGGTCGCCCGCCGACACCCGCTGGGTCGACGGGCGGCACGATCTGCCCCGGCTGATCCGCGCGGGCCACCACCTGGCCCGGCCCAAGCGGTATCTGCGGCACTACGCCCGCGAGCTCGCCGACGTCGCCGAGCTGCCGGCGGCCGTCGCGCAGGAGGCAGCCCGGGGCGACGGTTGGGTGAAGCTGGTCGCCGACTGGATCGACCGCGACCTCGGCCCCGACGGCGATCTGCGTCCGCTGTGGCCGGACGACGTGCTGGCCGAGGCGGTCGGTGCCGCCCACGACGCCGGGGCGCGGGTCACGGCGCACACCTTCGCCACCGAGGCGCTGGACGGGCTGCTGGACGCCGGGATCGACTGCCTGGAACACGCGAGCGGTGCCGACCCGCGCCAGATCGACCGGATCGCCGCCGCCGGGGTGTCGGTCACCGCGACCCTGTTGCAGGTGGCGCAGTTCGCGGCGATCGCCGACCGGGCCGACCGCTACCCGGTGTACGCCGAGCGGATGCGGCGGATGCACGCCCGGCGGTACCAGCATGTCCGGGACCTGGCCGACGCCGGTGTCCAGCTGCTGATCGGCACGGACGCGGGCGGCACGATCGCCCACGGCCGGATCGCCGACGAGGCCGCCGAGCTGCTGACCGCCGGCATCCCGGATCACGAGGTCGTGGCCGCCGCGAGCTGGCGCACCCGGCGTTGGTTGGGGGTCCCCGGGCTGACCGAGGGGGAGTCCGCCGACCTGGTGGTCTACGACACCGATCCGCGGCGCGATGCCCGGGTGCTCACCGCGCCGCGGGCGGTGCTGCTGCGCGGTCGACGGGTGCGCTGA
- the ffh gene encoding signal recognition particle protein: MFASLSDRLTSTFKNLRTKGRLSEADIDATVREIRRALLDADVAVPVVRAFTGAVRERALSAEVSGALNPAQQVVKIVNDELVAILGGDNRPLHLAKNPPTVILLAGLQGAGKTTLAGKLALHLKGQGHTPLLVAADLQRPNAVTQLQVVAERAGVPVFAPHPGNQGAEDDIVVGADPVAVAREGLAAATARQHDVLIVDTAGRLGVDQLLMQQAADIRDAVNPDEILFVIDAMIGQDAVATAQAFQDGVGFTGVVLSKLDGDARGGAALSVASVTGRPILFASTGEKLTDFEVFHPDRMASRILDMGDVLTLIEQVEKAFDAEQAEEMAGKLASGEGFTLQDFLQQMQQLKNMGSMKKMLGMLPGMGQMREAIDNFDEREVDRVEAIIRSMTPAERVNPKIINGSRRARIAKGSGVQVSEVNGMLERFEAAQKMMKQMSRGGGMPMPGMGMLPGSGKKARGKAQAPRKAKGKSGNPAKRAQQEKAAADRAAGVAPAAPQGSAFGMGAPQQQQPTDPSSIEIPEGLDRFFGGR, translated from the coding sequence GTGTTCGCCAGTCTGTCCGATCGTCTGACGTCGACCTTCAAGAACCTGCGCACGAAGGGCCGGTTGTCCGAGGCGGACATCGACGCCACCGTGCGCGAGATCCGTCGTGCCCTGCTGGACGCGGATGTCGCCGTCCCGGTGGTGCGCGCCTTCACCGGTGCCGTGCGGGAGCGCGCGCTGTCCGCCGAGGTCTCCGGCGCGCTCAACCCGGCCCAGCAGGTCGTCAAGATCGTCAACGACGAGCTGGTCGCGATCCTCGGCGGCGACAACCGTCCGCTGCACCTGGCCAAGAACCCGCCGACGGTGATCCTGCTCGCCGGTCTGCAGGGTGCCGGTAAGACCACGCTCGCCGGGAAGCTGGCCCTGCACCTCAAGGGCCAGGGCCACACCCCGCTGCTGGTCGCCGCCGACCTGCAGCGCCCGAACGCGGTGACCCAGCTCCAGGTGGTGGCCGAGCGTGCCGGCGTGCCGGTGTTCGCCCCGCACCCGGGCAACCAGGGCGCCGAGGACGACATCGTGGTCGGTGCGGACCCGGTCGCGGTCGCCCGCGAGGGTCTGGCCGCCGCCACCGCCCGGCAGCACGACGTCCTGATCGTGGACACCGCCGGTCGTCTGGGTGTGGACCAGCTGCTCATGCAGCAGGCGGCCGACATCCGCGACGCGGTGAACCCGGACGAGATCCTGTTCGTGATCGACGCGATGATCGGTCAGGACGCGGTCGCCACCGCCCAGGCGTTCCAGGACGGGGTCGGCTTCACCGGTGTCGTGCTGTCCAAGCTGGACGGCGACGCCCGTGGTGGTGCCGCGCTGTCGGTCGCCTCGGTCACCGGCCGCCCGATCCTGTTCGCCTCCACCGGTGAGAAGCTCACCGACTTCGAGGTCTTCCACCCGGACCGGATGGCCTCCCGCATCCTCGACATGGGTGACGTGCTCACCCTGATCGAGCAGGTGGAGAAGGCCTTCGACGCCGAGCAGGCCGAGGAGATGGCCGGCAAGCTCGCCTCGGGCGAGGGCTTCACGCTGCAGGACTTCCTGCAGCAGATGCAGCAGCTCAAGAACATGGGCTCGATGAAGAAGATGCTCGGCATGCTCCCCGGCATGGGGCAGATGCGCGAGGCCATCGACAACTTCGACGAGCGCGAGGTCGACCGGGTCGAGGCGATCATCCGCTCGATGACCCCGGCGGAGCGGGTCAACCCCAAGATCATCAACGGCTCGCGCCGCGCCCGGATCGCCAAGGGTTCGGGGGTCCAGGTCTCCGAGGTCAACGGGATGCTGGAGCGCTTCGAGGCAGCGCAGAAGATGATGAAGCAGATGTCCCGGGGCGGCGGGATGCCGATGCCGGGCATGGGCATGCTGCCGGGCTCGGGCAAGAAGGCGCGGGGCAAGGCTCAGGCCCCCCGCAAGGCCAAGGGCAAGTCGGGCAACCCGGCCAAGCGCGCCCAGCAGGAGAAGGCAGCTGCCGACCGCGCCGCCGGGGTCGCCCCCGCCGCACCGCAGGGCTCCGCCTTCGGGATGGGTGCCCCGCAGCAGCAGCAGCCGACCGACCCGAGCTCGATCGAGATCCCCGAGGGTCTGGACAGGTTCTTCGGCGGTCGCTGA